The sequence below is a genomic window from Ipomoea triloba cultivar NCNSP0323 chromosome 2, ASM357664v1.
NNNNNNNNNNNNNNNNNNNNNNNNNNNNNNNNNNNNNNNNNNNNNNNNNNNNNNNNNNNNNNNNNNNNNNNNNNNNNNNNNNNNNNNNNNNNNNNNNNNNNNNNNNNNNNNNNNNNNNNNNNNNNNNNNNNNNNNNNNNNNNNNNNNNNNNNNNNNNNNNNNNNNNNNNNNNNNNNNNNNNNNNNNNNNNNNNNNNNNNNNNNNNNNNNNNNNNNNNNNNNNNNNNNNNNNNNNNNNNNNNNNNNNNNNNNNNNNNNNNNNNNNNNNNNNNNNNNNNNNNNNNNNNNNNNNNNNNNNNNNNNNNNNNNNNNNNNNNNNNNNNNNNNNNNNNNNNNNNNNNNNNNNNNNNNNNNNNNNNNNNNNNNNNNNNNNNNNNNNNNNNNNNNNNNNNNNNNNNNNNNNNNNNNNNNNNNNNNNNNNNNNNNNNNNNNNNNNNNNNNNNNNNNNNNNNNNNNNNNNNNNNNNNNNNNNNNNNNNNNNNNNNNNNNNNNNNNNNNNNNNNNNNNNNNNNNNNNNNNNNNNNNNNNNNNNNNNNNNNNNNNNNNNNNNNNNNNNNNNNNNNNNNNNNNNNNNNNNNNNNNNNNNNNNNNNNNNNNNNNNNNNNNNNNNNNNNNNNNNNNNNNNNNNNNNNNNNNNNNNNNNNNNNNNNNNNNNNNNNNNNNNNNNNNNNNNNNNNNNNNNNNNNNNNNNNNNNNNNNNNNNNNNNNNNNNNNNNNNNNNNNNNNNNNNNNNNNNNNNNNNNNNNNNNNNNNNNNNNNNNNNNNNNNNNNNNNNNNNNNNNNNNNNNNNNNNNNNNNNNNNNNNNNNNNNNNNNNNNNNNNNNNNNNNNNNNNNNNNNNNNNNNNNNNNNNNNNNNNNNNNNNNNNNNNNNNNNNNNNNNNNNNNNNNNNNNNNNNNNNNNNNNNNNNNNNNNNNNNNNNNNNNNNNNNNNNNNNNNNNNNNNNNNNNNNNNNNNNNNNNNNNNNNNNNNNNNNNNNNNNNNNNNNNNNNNNNNNNNNNNNNNNNNNNNNNNNNNNNNNNNNNNNNNNNNNNNNNNNNNNNNNNNNNNNNNNNNNNNNNNNNNNNNNNNNNNNNNNNNNNNNNNNNNNNNNNNNNNNNNNNNNNNNNNNNNNNNNNNNNNNNNNNNNNNNNNNNNNNNNNNNNNNNNNNNNNNNNNNNNNNNNNNNNNNNNNNNNNNNNNNNNNNNNNNNNNNNNNNNNNNNNNNNNNNNNNNNNNNNNNNNNNNNNNNNNNNNNNNNNNNNNNNNNNNNNNNNNNNNNNNNNNNNNNNNNNNNNNNNNNNNNNNNNNNNNNNNNNNNNNNNNNNNNNNNNNNNNNNNNNNNNNNNNNNNNNNNNNNNNNNNNNNNNNNNNNNNNNNNNNNNNNNNNNNNNNNNNNNNNNNNNNNNNNNNNNNNNNNNNNNNNNNNNNNNNNNNNNNNNNNNNNNNNNNNNNNNNNNNNNNNNNNNNNNNNNNNNNNNNNNNNNNNNNNNNNNNNNNNNNNNNNNNNNNNNNNNNNNNNNNNNNNNNNNNNNNNNNNNNNNNNNNNNNNNNNNNNNNNNNNNNNNNNNNNNNNNNNNNNNNNNNNNNNNNNNNNNNNNNNNNNNNNNNNNNNNNNNNNNNNNNNNNNNNNNNNNNaaaaaaaaaaaaaaaaaaaaaaaaaaaaaaaacgtaacgTTGTTTGTTTTTGCCGGTGCCATTGATTATCGCTATTGTTCTGTTTCATTGCTAAGTGCTAGTTAGTAGAGAAACAAAACTTTCATCGCTCAATCCAAAAGTAACTAAAGAGCTCAATGTGAATTTCTAGATTCACCATCTATCTGTTTgtgaaaacaaacaaacaaccaCATTCTTTGGAATTGTGGTTGGAAATCTTTTGCTCAAGGTGACTTCGTGACTTACTTTTGGAGTAGAGATCGGGTGTTGAAGAACGAATTGAAGTGGATATCCGGTTCGAAAGAACACCGTACCACCTGCAGTCAACAGTGTTTTGTGGATAACTGTGTGACTTTTCAATTGTATTGTTGCACACGATACTAGTGAAATCATCCTTGGACGTTAAATAGAAGAGTGGAATAGACAGTTGCCGAacaactataaaaatctctctacTTTACATTCTGCACTCTAACAATTAAGCACACATAGAACACCTTTCCTCATTCAAGTTGTTTCGGTCTCAAAACATGCTACAAATTTCTAAGTCTTTCGCTACTTATCATTAGCTATATCTGATCCGCTATAGTGATAAGCTCTAtcataaaattgttttaaaaactgttttgaatttttttttgaaaaattattatctaagtgaaaatttttaaaaagtctattCAACTCCCATTCTAGATATTTTACCCCTTCGGACCAACAGATAATACGCGTGCATCAAGAAAGTGTATTTCAACAAGTGAATTTGGATTTGTAGAAGCTCATTCTCTATCGTATCTTAACCGGGATTGAGATATTGTAccagaaattatttttaaggatgattaattttaatttctgtcCTAATAATGGAATCCAAAAATGAACCATCGCTGGTATACTATGTTATATTAAAAGACCTCTAAAATATATTCCATGCTAATTTATTTTTGGCCCAACTCTCATTGTAGCTAAGAATTGTCCAAAAGTGACCAATTATGTAGGCAAATTGGGATAAAGGTTGGATGAGTAGCCATCACGCAccgtgttgaattgatactgcagttgcgcggagcAAGGTCattcatctgttcaacacaactgcagtatcagttcaacacaactgcagttccagacggatgaaacggcatTTATTctgcacaactgcagttccctttcaacataactTCAGTATCAGCCATGGTGCATGGACCACGGTATAACGACCGTAAAAACGTATGTACAAAATAGCGACCAATTTGTCCTTTGCTAAAATGTTTGACCTTTGCCCAGTCATTTCTTTTAACTTTAGCTTTGGAAATTGAAATTAGTCGCTAATATATGCAGCAACGGAGTTGAAAGCTATAGCTATTTAACAACGGAACTCTCCAcccatatatatttaaatgCCTTTATGTTAACACTTTGCGACAGACTTTGTGACATATTGTCCGTCGCTAAGTAGAATATATTTCTTCTAAATGAAAGTTTATTCCACAATTTTGTAGAAATCATCGCATTATTTATCAAATCACACATTTTTACAAACTTAACAATCTCCAAAGGATCGGACAAATTAAACTTCAATTCAACTGAAGAACTTAATCTTAATATACAGCCTGAGATAGGCTAGTTGTGAACTACGGAAAGAGTTGAAAAAGAGACCTTGATCCCAGTTGAATTGTTATATAATTGGTAAAACCAGCATCATTAAAAATCTTCACCCATTCTTTTAATGTTCTCTCTCGCCCACCATAATAAACCATCATTAGAAAATCCATAAAAAGTTGGGTTTGAATTGACTCATCATCTCCATTTTGGGTGGCGCCTAAAATCACATCAACAATTATCACCTTTCCTCCATTTTCTCTCTTAGGAATTGCTTCTTTGCATTTCTTTAGTATTGTAACACAATCCTCATCATTCCAATCGTGCATTATCCACTGCTTTAACTTATCGTATCAGATCATTCAACAATTTAATGAATTGAATTAAAAAgagtaatattattaataaaattggaCCTGGAAATTCATTCTTTAATGTGTTACCTTTAGAAAAACTGCATGAGCAGGAGGTATGGCCTCAAACATGTTTCCAGCAACATAGGTCAAATTCTTGGTCCCTTCTAAGCCGGCAACCACATGTGGAAGATCCAAAACAGTACACTTCATATCGGGAAACTCATCGGCGATGGCTCTGGCCGCCATCCCGGTGCCACCTCCGACATCTACTAGGGAATCCAACCCCTCAAAAACTCCCCTACAATGCTTCCTCATCAAGCTCATCAAAAGTAGGGTATCAGAGGCCATGGCTTGGTTAAAGTAACGGCTGAGCTCCGGATCCTGGGCTGCGctgtcccaaaatgttgtcccGTGGGCCGTTTGGAACGGCGTGGGATCATCGTTGTGGAACCACTCACTGACACGGTGCCACGGTCCAGTAAATATGGTATATGAACCTTTCATGAAAGGTGCCATACAGAAGGGATGGTCCTTAAGGAGAAGACACGAGGGAGGTGCGAGGGCATACCCATCTTTGTCGTCAAGAAAGAAGCCGGAACGAATCAAGAGGCGCATGAGGCGAGCAAGGTGGTCGGCTTTTGCGTTGTTGATGCGGAGGGCGTGGGCCAATTGTTGAAGCGTGATGGGTCGACCGTGACTGTGAATGATGTCTGCTATGCCTAGCTCAACTGCACATATGAGAGAGACAGAGTTTATGAAGTTTAAACTGTGGTTGCATATGTGAGTTTGGGCGTGAAGAATCTCATTCTCCTGCAATTCCATTTTCCAACGAGGTGTCCAACTTGGATCAaatctatattaattatatagtaAGTATGCTGCTACTATAGTTATAAGATTAAAGTCAAATTTTACAAACATAACGCGaatcaaatttatattaattttatagtaGTGGAGAAATCCAATAATGTTAAACGGAATTTCCTTAGATAATCTTTGATTAATTTTCTTTCGCGAGTTACGTACGTTGTCGACCCTAAGCCTGCCACATTAATACATTATCAAGTAGCTAGTCCTTTTCTAACATAAAGGCTGCCAAAGTAAAAAGGACACAacctaaattatattttactaattaaacAATAGATAGATTTGAATACTTATCTTTTATTTAGTTCTTAATTATGGTCCATGGATAGAAACGGATTGGCGTATATGATTAGTGACTCTGTCCATCACTTGACCTATGACCTTTATACTATCTCGATCTACTTATTCATACCTTAATCTTACAATGGATCCACACTACCTCACAAGATGAGGGTATCCACAATGGGAACAACATTTTATTTCGTtataattttccaaaaaaaaaaaatcataatatttatttacatatcataaattaaaattcactaatgtattaaaacataaaacaataaaaatatttaatatattaacttaaatttgttataaaaaaaaaaacaaacatatcTATTTGAgactaaaaaaaagtaaaatttaatgtGGGTTATAATTCTTGTACACTTATAACTAGTCTATCTTTTGTTTATGCTTGACGTAGCATAGCATTATGGATCTCGAATCGAAACGACGAgttacagaattcatactcgtaaggtacaaaattttataaaacaagacaaaaaataacaatataagacacatacacatgttatatatttacttatttttcaaatgatAAGTTGAAAACTTGGAACCCAATAAAATTATAACTATCtcaatataattataagtaATATTTAATCAATCACATTTCCAACCTTGTGGCTGTAGTTTAGTGGTAAGAATTCTACGTTGTGGCCGTAGAGACCTGGGCTCGAATCCCAGCAGCCACAAATGTGTGTAGTGTCTTTTTGAAACTTCAGCTTGAGGTGATGACCTGTTAACAGAATGCATGAGGATTGAGGACTACTTTTGCCATCCAAAAACTGGACCCTTTATTCCTAAAGTTGTGTTCTCCCTCCAATGTTTCATTCCAAGACTACAATAGTAGGAAAACAGTTGGGAAGTTTATTATTTGTATGCATATGGCTCATTATTTGAGAATATACAAATCAATTGAAGGTTAATTAATTAGGCATGCATATTCTTGGCTCATGTCATTTTTGTTGTATATGAGTTTATTATATGTAGAGCATAGTTGAACTTATTCAGCACATTTCACTCCCCTTTACTTAAAAATATGATACAGTAATCTAGGTTTACTATTTGTATGCGTAAAATTTACTATTTGTGTGAATGTGTTTCGAtgagtccatagtaaaattagCCAAGTAGGATGGGGTGGGCTTTGATTTTTAAGGTCTAACAAAATAATGGGCTTTGGCGAGGTCCGACCTTATCATTTTATTTGGTCAGTACATATATAGCAAAAGAGAAATGTCATATAAGAAGTTAGCATATATTTTCATAAGTAAAACAGCTCAACAATTCTGCTTCAATAGGTGAGCACATTAAATAAGTATTATTTGCAGTGTATGCATAAAC
It includes:
- the LOC116010126 gene encoding trans-resveratrol di-O-methyltransferase-like, encoding MELQENEILHAQTHICNHSLNFINSVSLICAVELGIADIIHSHGRPITLQQLAHALRINNAKADHLARLMRLLIRSGFFLDDKDGYALAPPSCLLLKDHPFCMAPFMKGSYTIFTGPWHRVSEWFHNDDPTPFQTAHGTTFWDSAAQDPELSRYFNQAMASDTLLLMSLMRKHCRGVFEGLDSLVDVGGGTGMAARAIADEFPDMKCTVLDLPHVVAGLEGTKNLTYVAGNMFEAIPPAHAVFLKWIMHDWNDEDCVTILKKCKEAIPKRENGGKVIIVDVILGATQNGDDESIQTQLFMDFLMMVYYGGRERTLKEWVKIFNDAGFTNYITIQLGSRSLFQLFP